The following is a genomic window from Haloarcula sp. DT43.
GTCGGCTTTCAGCGACTCCTGGAGGTGCTCGCCGATTTCCTCGCGCGAGTCCCGCAGTTCCTCGAACACGCGCTTGAGCATCTCGCGGGACTCGTCGGCCACCGTATCGAGCGTCTCCTCGCCGTTGGCGATGGCGGTCATGTCCGCCTCCAGCTGGGCGGTCATCTCGTCGCTGACGACGTGGTCGGCGAACTCCTCGGCGGCCTCGACGACGGCCATCGCCAGCGTCGTCGGTCGCGGTGGGTCCCCCTCGATGTAGCCGCGGTCGTACAGTTTCTCGATGGAGTTGTGGCGGGTCGATTTCGTCCCCAGTCCCTTGTCCTCCATCGTCTGGATGAGCCGCGACTGGCCGTAGCGGCGGGGTGGCTGGGTCTGTTTTTCCTCCATCCGGACCTCCGAGATGGCCAGTTCCTCGCCCTCTTCCACGTCGGGGACGTGGTTCTCGCTGGCGCTGGAGTAGGGGTAGACCTCGTGGTAGCCCGGTTCGACCAGGCGCTTGCCGTTAGCCTTCAGCGAGCGGCCGCCGGCCTCGGCGACGACGCGGAGGTGCTCCCACGTGGCGGCCTCGGCGACCGTGGCGAAGAACCGCCGGACGACCAGTTCGTATATCTCCCACTCGTCGTCGGAGAGGTCGACCCTCGGCGGAATCTCGCCCGTCGGGTGGATGGGCGGGTGGTCGGTGGTCTCCTCGTCGCCCTCGGTGGCGGTGATGTCGTCCTGTTCCAGCAGCGCCTCGGCGTCCTCGCCGAAGTGGCCGGCCCCGACGAACTCGTCCAGCAGGGCGTCCTCTTCGAGGTCGTCCGGGTAGACCGTGTTGTCCGTTCGCGGGTAGGTGATGTAACCGGTGGTGTACAGCTCCTCGGCGATGGACATCGCCTGCTGGGCGGAGTAGCCCAGCGAACTGGCCGCGGAGATGAAGGCGGTGGTGTTGAACGGCGTCGGCGGGCTGTCGGTGCGGGTCCGGCGGCGGACGCTCGTCACCGTCGCCGCGTCGACGCTCGTCAGGTCCGCGTAGGCGTCGTCGGCGTCGCCCTCGACCCAGACCCGCTCGGCCTCTTTACCGTCGTCGTCGTAGAAGTACTGGGCTTCGAAAGCCGAGCCGTTCTTCTGGAGGTCGGCGAATATCTCCCAGTAGTCCTCGGGGTCGAAGGCCTGTATCTCGCGCTCACGGTCGACGATGAGCTTCAGCGTCGGCGACTGGACCCGGCCCACGGAGATGAAGTCGTCGCCCAGTTGCCGGGCCGACAGCGAGAGGAAGCGCGTCAGCGCCGCGCCCCACACGAGGTCGATAATCTGGCGGGCCTCGCCCGCGGCCGCCAGGTCGAAGTCGATGTCGTCGGGGGTGGCGAAGGCTTCGCGGACCTCTCGCTCGGTAATCGAGGAGAAACGGACGCGGTCGACGGGCACGTCGGTCTCCTCGCGGATGAGCTCGTAGGCCTCCTTGCCGATGAGCTCCCCCTCGCGGTCGTAGTCCGTGGCGATGGTGGCCTCGTCGGCCTCCCGGGCCAGTTCCTTGAGCGTCGTGACGATGTTCTCCTGTGTCGGTTCCTTGGTCACGTCGGCATCGATGAGCTCGACCGGCTCCACGTCGCGCCAGTCGTTGTACTCCTCGGGGAAGTCGACGCCGACGACGTGCCCGGAGAGGCCGACGACGCGGGTGTTCCCCCACCGATAGACGTTGACGCCGTTCTGCCGGCTCGCGGACGCCCCCCCTTCCGAGAGTATCTCCGCGATACGGCGAGCGGCGTTGTCCTTCTCGGTGATAATCAGCCTCATCGGACACCACCAGTCTCTGTCATTACCCGTCGCTACGGAGTCAGTTGTTCTAAAGGCTTTCGGGAAAATCGGCCGACAGCGCGGGTGTGCGGGCGCTTGCGGGGCCGCTCGCGCTCGCGCGAAGGTAGCCCCTTGACAACTCTGGCCGGGTCGGGACCGGCTCCGGGGGACCGACCCTTTCGACGCACTCTTGGGACTGCCGCCCCGACCGTCTGTATGGACCGTCGGACCACCAAACTCCTCCGCGGAACCGCCGCCGCGCTCGTGTTCGCCACGGCGGCGTTTCACCTCTGGTGGGGGCTCCCGCGAAGTATCATCTACGCGCAGGCGATGGAGGGACTCCTCGGGCGGGGACTGCCGCCGGACCCCCGTCCGTTCCTGTTTGTCGCCTTCGCCGCGGTGTTGCTCGCCGGCCCGTACCTCGTCACTCGGGGACTCGTCAGCCTGCGGACCGCCTATCTCGCCGGGACCGTGCTCATGGTCGCCTCAATCGCCGCCTGGGTGTTCTGGCACGCCACCGGACACGGGGCCTTCCTCGTCGACGGGTTCTCCGCGCCGTCCGCGGGCGGCAGCGGCCACCACCACGGCGGGAGCACCGCCCTGCTGATACTGGACCACTTCGACACCGAGCCGACCGAATCGGCCGTCAAGACCCTCGAAGCGCTCGCCGCCGCGATATTCGTGACGTTGCTGTGGAGGGACCCCGCGCTCATCCCGGCCGAGCGACGCGAAAGCGTCGACTCGACCGTCCCGAACGAATCGTGACACTCGGCCCGGTGACACGGGCGGGCTGATCTCTCGGTTAAGAATACCTGTGTGATTCGTGGTCGATTCGCCCGACGAGGTGCCGTATCGTGACATTTATTAGCAGTAATGTCCCTTCTGTTACAGAATGGTGGACTCTGTCCCGGACGTGATATGGGATACAGGGATGGACCGGGTGTTCGAGGCCCTGTTTACCCGGCGGCGGCGGATGATTCTGTTCATGCTGAAACGAAGCAGTCCCCGGCCTATCGTCGACTTCCTGCCGAGAAGCGCCGGTGCCCGGAGTACCGAAACCGAACTCCGCCACGACGACCTCCCGCGCCTCGCCAGTCTGGCCTACATCGACTGGGACCGGGCCGCCGACGAGGTGTCGCGGGGCGAGCGCTTCGACGAAATCGAGCCGATGCTTGACCTGCTCGAAGACCACGCCGACGAACTCCCCGACGGCTGGCCCTGACGACGCAGACCGGCATCCGTCCAGGTCCCCGCACAGCAGCCGCCTCCCCACCTCGGGTACGCTCCCGTCGGTCGCGCACCACTCGTCGAAAAATCCGGACCAAAACGCGCTCGTTCGCTCGCGGCGCTCGCTCACGACCGTGAACCGTGGCCGGGGGCTACGGATGCTATCCGTCCAGTTCCTCACGCAGTAGTCCGTTCACGTCACCCCACCTTTTTCGTCCTCGGGTACGCTCCCGTCGGTCGCGCACCACTCGTCGAAAAATCTGGACCAAAAAGCGCTCGTTCGCTCGCGGCGCTCGCTCACGACCGTGAACCGTGGCCGGCGGCCACGGATGCTATCCGTCCAGTTCCTCGCGCAGCAGTCCGTTCACGTCGCCGGGGTCCGCACTCCCGCCGGTCTTCTGCATGACCTGTCCGACGAGGAAGTTGAGCGCGCCGTCCTCGCCACTGTGGTAGTCGTCGACGGCGTCGGGGTTCTCGTCGATGGCCGCCACGACGGCCTGCTGGACCTCGTCGCCGGAGGTCTTGCCCAGCCCCTCGCGGTCGACGACCGTGTCGGGGTCGTCGCCCGTGTCGAGCATCTCCCGCAGGACCGTCTCGTGGGCGTTCTTGGCGGTGATTTCGTCCTCGGCGACGAGTTCGACCAGGCGCGTCACCTCGTCGAAGCGGTCGTCGAGGTCGGTAATCGCCATGTCGCGGTAGTTCAGTTCGCCCAGTAAGTTGTCGGCGACCCACGTCGCCGCGAGGTCGGCGTCGAAGCGCTCGGCGACGCTCTCGAAGAAGTCCGCGACCTGCTTCGTGCTGGTGAGCTTCGAGGCCGCCTCCTCGCTCAGGCCGTACTCGGCGACGAAGCGCTCGCGGCGGGCGTCGGGCAACTCCGGGATTGGGACCTCGTCTTTCCAGTGGCTGACCCGCAGCGGCGGCAGGTCGGCCTCCCGGAAGTACCGGTAGTCCTTCTCCTCTTCTTTGGAGCGCATCGACACCGTGTTGCCATGGGTCTCGTTGAAGTGGCGGGTCTCCTGCTCGACGGCGCGGCCCGACTGGATGAGCTTGCGCTGGCGGGACGCCTCGAACGAGAGGGCCTGCTCCGCCCCCTTGTGGCTGGAGATGTTCTTGACCTCGGTTCGGTTGGCGTCTTCGAGCACACCGTCGTCGATGTCGCCGGCGTCGTCGACCTCGCTGGCGTCGACCATCGAGAGGTTCGCGTCGATGCGGAGGCTGCCGTCCCGGGTCGCGTCGAACACGCCCAGGTACTCGAGCACCTCTTCGAGCTTTTCGAGGAACGACCGGACCTCGCCCGGCGCGCGGAAGTCCGGCTCGGTGACGATTTCCATCAGCGGCGTCCCGGCGCGGTTGTAGTCGACGAGCGTGTAGTCCGCGCGCTCGATGGAGCAGGTCCGGGATTCGAGCGGCCCGGTCCCCTCGCGGACGTGCTTGATGGAGCCGGGGTCCTCTTCGAGGTGCGCCCGGCGGATGTCGACGCTGCGGCGCTCGCCCTCGACGGTGAACTCCAGTTCCCCGTCCTGGCAGATGGGGGAGTCGTACTGGGTTATCTGGAAGTTCTTCGGGAGGTCGGGGTAGTAGTAGTTTTTCCGGTGGAAGGTGGTCTCCTCGGGGATGTCGGCGTCGATGGCCTTGCCGACCTTCACGGCCGCCTCGACGGCCCCCTCGTTGACCACGGGGAGTGCGCCGGGCAGGCCGAGACACACCGGACACGTGTGGGTGTTGGGCTCGGCGTCGGCCACGTCGGTCGAACAGCCACAGAATATCTTCGTCTCCGTCTCGAGCTGGACGTGGACCTCCAGCCCGATGACGGCCGCGAGTTCGCGGGACTCGGACGCTTGTGCGGTCATTGTCCGGGGTTCGGCGGCGCGTGGCTAAAGGCTAACGACCCTGTACAGGCGCGGACGTATCAACCGAACTGGTAATGTCTGACGTAGGTATAAGTGCCCAGAATGGCTGGGTAACGGGTATGTGCGGCAACCGAGTCGAGGAACTCGAAACGCGCGTCAGGGAACTGGAAGCGTCGGTCGAGGGGCTGACCGACGAACTCGTCGAATGCAAGGTCCGCATCCGGGAACTCGAAGCCAGCGTCGACGCGGACAACGGCTTCAGCGCCGAGGAGTCCAACTCGGAGGAACCGGCTGCCGCAGTGGAGGCCGACACACCTAACACCGAGGATACCGACGAGGCAGATAACAGGGAGGAAGCCGAGGCCGGGTCGGAGACCGAGGCCGAAGAGGACTCGGAGTCCGACATCATCGTCGCGTAGGGCTGTCGGCCACACCACCGCATGCACATCAAAGAGCTCGTCCTCGACAATTTCAAGAGCTTCGGGCGCAAGACCCGAATCCCGTTCTACGAAGATTTCACTACCATCAGCGGCCCGAACGGCTCGGGCAAGTCCAACATCATCGACGCAATCCTGTTCGCGCTCGGACTGGCTCGCACCTCGGGCATCCGCGCCGAGAAGCTCACCGACCTCATCTACAACCCCGGCCACGCCGACGAAGACGCCGAGTACGACGGCGAGCGCCAGGCCAGCGTCGAGGTGATTCTGTCGAACGACGACCGCACGCTGTCCCGCTCGCAGGTCGTCAACGCCGCCGGCACGGAGGACGTGGGCGACGTGGACGAAATCGCCATCAAGCGCCGGGTCAAGGAGACCGAGGACAACTACTACTCCTACTACTACATCAACGGCCGCTCGGTCAACCTCTCGGACATCCAGGACCTGCTCGCACAGGCGGGCGTCACGCCGGAGGGGTACAACGTCGTCATGCAGGGCGACGTGACCGAGATCATCAACATGACCGCCGGCTCCCGTCGTGAGATTATCGACGAAATCGCCGGCGTCGCCCAGTTCGACGCGAAGAAGGCCGACGCCTTCGACGAACTGGAGGTCGTCCAGGAGCGCATCGACGAGGCCGAGCTCCGCATCGAGGAGAAACAGGAGCGGCTTGACCAGCTGGAAGACGAGCGCGAGACGGCGCTCCAGTACCAGGACCTCCGCGAGGAGAAAGCGGAGTACGAGGGCTACCGCAAGGCCGCCGAACTCGAAGACAAGCGCGAGGAACTGGCCGCCGTCGAGGAGACTATCGACGACCTCGAATCCGAACGCACCGAGCTACAGACGGAACTCGACGAGCGCCAGGGCGCGGTCATCCGGTTGGAGGACGAACTCCACGAGCTCAACCAGGAAATCGAGCGCAAGGGCGAGGACGAACAGCTCGCCATCAAGCGGGACATCGAGGAGATAAAGGGCGACATCTCGCGGCTGGAGGACCGAATCGAGTCCGCCGAGGAGACCGTCGAGGCCGCCGAGAACGAGCGCAGGCAGGCGTTCGTCCAGATAGACCGCAAGCAGGAGACCATCGACGACCTGGAGAGCGACATCCGCGAGACGAAAGTCGCCAAATCCAACGTCAAGGCCGACATCGCCGAAAAGGAGTCCGAACTCGCCGAGGTCCAGCAGCGCATCGACGAGGTCGGCGAGGAGTTCCAGGAGGTCAAGGACGAACTGGAGGCGAAGCGCTCGCGCCTGGAGACGCTCAAAAGCGAGAAGAACGACCTCCAGCGCGAGCAGGACCGCCTGCTCGACGAGGCCCGCCGGCGCTCGAACGCCGAAGACGAGAAGCGCGCTGCCATCGAGGAAGCGGAGGCCGAGATTCCCGACCTCGAAGCCGACATCGAGGACCTGGAGACGGAACTGGAGAAAGCCGAGCAGAACAAGGCGACCATCGGCGAGGTCGTCGACGATTTGCGGGCCGAAAAGCGGGCACTCCAGTCGGACCTCGACGACCTCGAAGACGAAATCAGCGCGAAACAGCAGGAGTACGCCCAGCTAGAGGCGAAGGCCGGCGAGGACGGCGACTCCTCGTACGGCCGCGCGGTGACGGCGATTCTCAACGCCGGGCAGGACGGCGTCCACGGCACCGTCGGCCAACTCGGCGGGGTCGACCCCGAGTACGCCACGGCCTGTGAGACGGCCGCCGGCGGGCGGCTCGCTCACGTCGTCGTCGACGACGACAGCGTGGGCCAGCGCTGCATCGAGTACCTCAAGTCACGCAGCGCCGGCCGGGCGACGTTCCTCCCGATTACGCAGATGCAGAACCGCTCGCTGGGCTCGCTCCCGAGCGCCGACGGCGTCGTCGACTTCGCGTACAACCTCGTGGACTTCGACCCCGAGTACGCGGGCATCTTCTCGTACGTGCTCGGCGACACGGTCGTCGTCGACAGCATGGATACCGCCCGCGACCTGATGGGCCAGTACCGGATGGTGACCCTCGACGGCGACCTCGTCGAGAAGTCCGGCGCGATGACCGGGGGCTCCTCCTCGGGCACGCGCTACTCCTTCTCGGGCGGCGCGGGCAAGCTCGAACGGGTCGCCACCCGCATCAACGAACTCGAAGACGAGCGCGCCGACGTGCGCGAGGACCTCCGGGACGTGGAGGAGCGCCTCGACGACGCCCGCGACCGCGAGTCCGACGCGACCGAACAGGTCCGGGACATCGAGACGAGCATCGAGCGCAAGGAGAGCGCCCTCGAAGACACCCGCGACCGCATCGGCCAACTGGAGGCCGACCTCGAAGAGATAGCCGCGGAGCGCGAGGACGTGGCCGACCGGATGGACGAACTGGAGGCCGACATCGAAGAAAAGACCGAGGAAATCGACGCGCTCCAGGGCGACATCGACGACCTGGAGGCCGAGGTCGAGGACTCGGAGCTGCCGGCCCTGACCGACCGGCGCGAGTCCATCGAGGCAGACATCGACGCGCTGGAGGACCGCCAGAGCGACCTCGACGCGGAACTCAACGAGTACCAGCTCGAGAAACAGTACGCCGAGGAGGCCATCGAGGACCTCCACGACGACATCGAGGCCGCACAGAACCGCAAGGCCGAACACGAGGAACGCATCGACGACCTCGAAGCGAAGGTCGCGGAGAAGCAGGAACTGAAAGCCGAGAAGGAACAGGCCGTCGCGGACCTCGAGGAGGAACTGGCCGAGCTCAAGTCCGAGCGCGAGGACCTGAAAGCCGACCTGCAGGCGGCCAAGGAGGCCCGCGACGAGCAGCAGGCCGCCGTCTCCGAAGTCGAGCGGGACCTCGAATCCGAGCGGGAGACCCAGGAGCGCCTGGACTGGGAAATCGACGAACTCGAAGCGCAGGTCGGCGACTACGACCCCGAGGACGTGCCCGACCACGAGACGGTCGAGCAGGAGATAGACCGGCTGGAGACGGAGATGGAGAAACTGGAGCCGGTCAACATGCGCGCCATCGAGGAGTACGACCGGGTCGACGACGACCTGCAGGAACTCGAAGACAAGCAGGCGACGCTGGTCGAGGAGGCCGACGGCATCCGCGACCGCATCGACACCTACGAGGCGCGCAAGAAGGAGACGTTCATGGACTCGTTCACGGAGATAAACGACCAGTTCCAGGACATCTTCGAGCGGCTCTCGAACGGCACCGGGCACCTCCACCTCGAAGACGAGGGCGACCCCTTCGAGGGCGGGCTGACGATGAAGGCCCAGCCGGGCGACAAGCCCATCCAGCGGCTGAACGCGATGTCCGGCGGCGAGAAGTCCCTGACCGCGCTGGCCTTCATTTTCGCCATCCAGCGGCACAACCCCGCGCCGTTCTACGCGCTCGACGAGGTCGACGCCTTCCTCGACGCCGCAAACGCCGACCTCGTCGGCGAACTGGTGGACGAACTCGCCGGCGACGCCCAGTTCGTCGTCGTCTCGCACCGCTCGGCCATGCTGGAGCGGTCCGAGCGGGCCATCGGTGTGATGATGCAGGGCGACAACGTGAGCGCCGTGACCGGTATCGACCTCTCTGGCGAGGGTGACGAGGAGGTGCCGGCCGATGACTAGCGAGGAGAGCGAGGCGCGCCCGGAGGAAGCGCCTCGGGACACTGAAGACGACATCCCCCTCGACATCACCGGGCACGAGGACCGCGACCCGCCCGGGGAGTCAGGCGACGCCGCGGCGCTGCTGGGCGGCGATTCGGACACGGACGACGACCGAGAGCGAGCCGACACCACGGACGACGGAACCGGGGACGACAGCGACGAGGACGTCGAACCGGTCGAAGTGCTGGTCCAGCTCGCGGACGACGGCGAAATCGACCCGTGGGACATCGACGTGGTGCGTGTCACCGACAAGTTCCTTGACCGTATCGACGACGCGGACCTGCGCACGTCGGGGCGGGCGCTGTTCTACGCGAGCGTCCTGATTCGGATGAAAAGCGACGCGATGCTCGGCGAGGGCGACGCCGACGAGGAGCCGGCCGAGCCCTGGGAGCAGGCGATGCACGAGGACGCGCCAATCGAACAGCCCGACCCCTTCGCCGCGCTGGAGTCGGAGATGGACCGCCGGCTCGAACGCCGCCGCGCCCGCGGGATGCCACAGACGCTCGACGAACTGGTCCGGGACCTCCGGGACGCCGAGCGCGATTCGTGGTGGAAAGAGTCCCGGGAGTACGACACCAGCGACTCCCCGAGCGGGTTCGACCGCGGGACGCAGGAACTGGACTACCGCGGGGCCGACGACATGCGGCTGGACGAGGAGCCGTCGGCCGCCGACGTGACCGGGACGGCCCACGCCGAGAACATCGACGACATCATCGCCGACGTTCACGACGCCGTCCGCGAGCAGTACGACAAGGGCCGCGAGGAGGTGCTGTACCGCGAGGTCGAC
Proteins encoded in this region:
- a CDS encoding DNA topoisomerase I → MRLIITEKDNAARRIAEILSEGGASASRQNGVNVYRWGNTRVVGLSGHVVGVDFPEEYNDWRDVEPVELIDADVTKEPTQENIVTTLKELAREADEATIATDYDREGELIGKEAYELIREETDVPVDRVRFSSITEREVREAFATPDDIDFDLAAAGEARQIIDLVWGAALTRFLSLSARQLGDDFISVGRVQSPTLKLIVDREREIQAFDPEDYWEIFADLQKNGSAFEAQYFYDDDGKEAERVWVEGDADDAYADLTSVDAATVTSVRRRTRTDSPPTPFNTTAFISAASSLGYSAQQAMSIAEELYTTGYITYPRTDNTVYPDDLEEDALLDEFVGAGHFGEDAEALLEQDDITATEGDEETTDHPPIHPTGEIPPRVDLSDDEWEIYELVVRRFFATVAEAATWEHLRVVAEAGGRSLKANGKRLVEPGYHEVYPYSSASENHVPDVEEGEELAISEVRMEEKQTQPPRRYGQSRLIQTMEDKGLGTKSTRHNSIEKLYDRGYIEGDPPRPTTLAMAVVEAAEEFADHVVSDEMTAQLEADMTAIANGEETLDTVADESREMLKRVFEELRDSREEIGEHLQESLKADKTLGPCPKCGEDMLVRRSRQGSYFVGCDGFPECRNTLPLPSTGEPQVLDEHCEEHDMHHVKMLAGRDTFVHGCPRCEAEKADESEDEVIGPCPECGVAPEEQRGEGGEAAGGDEHSGELAIKHLRSGSRLVGCTRYPECDYSLPLPRNGDISVTEAVCEEHDLPELVIDADSDDPWELGCPICNYEEYQARTAVEDLEDLNGIGSATAEKLGDAGVDSLAALREADPDVVATEVQGVSATQVREWQDELEA
- the gatB gene encoding Asp-tRNA(Asn)/Glu-tRNA(Gln) amidotransferase subunit GatB, with translation MTAQASESRELAAVIGLEVHVQLETETKIFCGCSTDVADAEPNTHTCPVCLGLPGALPVVNEGAVEAAVKVGKAIDADIPEETTFHRKNYYYPDLPKNFQITQYDSPICQDGELEFTVEGERRSVDIRRAHLEEDPGSIKHVREGTGPLESRTCSIERADYTLVDYNRAGTPLMEIVTEPDFRAPGEVRSFLEKLEEVLEYLGVFDATRDGSLRIDANLSMVDASEVDDAGDIDDGVLEDANRTEVKNISSHKGAEQALSFEASRQRKLIQSGRAVEQETRHFNETHGNTVSMRSKEEEKDYRYFREADLPPLRVSHWKDEVPIPELPDARRERFVAEYGLSEEAASKLTSTKQVADFFESVAERFDADLAATWVADNLLGELNYRDMAITDLDDRFDEVTRLVELVAEDEITAKNAHETVLREMLDTGDDPDTVVDREGLGKTSGDEVQQAVVAAIDENPDAVDDYHSGEDGALNFLVGQVMQKTGGSADPGDVNGLLREELDG
- a CDS encoding DUF7518 family protein, with product MCGNRVEELETRVRELEASVEGLTDELVECKVRIRELEASVDADNGFSAEESNSEEPAAAVEADTPNTEDTDEADNREEAEAGSETEAEEDSESDIIVA
- the smc gene encoding chromosome segregation protein SMC, with protein sequence MHIKELVLDNFKSFGRKTRIPFYEDFTTISGPNGSGKSNIIDAILFALGLARTSGIRAEKLTDLIYNPGHADEDAEYDGERQASVEVILSNDDRTLSRSQVVNAAGTEDVGDVDEIAIKRRVKETEDNYYSYYYINGRSVNLSDIQDLLAQAGVTPEGYNVVMQGDVTEIINMTAGSRREIIDEIAGVAQFDAKKADAFDELEVVQERIDEAELRIEEKQERLDQLEDERETALQYQDLREEKAEYEGYRKAAELEDKREELAAVEETIDDLESERTELQTELDERQGAVIRLEDELHELNQEIERKGEDEQLAIKRDIEEIKGDISRLEDRIESAEETVEAAENERRQAFVQIDRKQETIDDLESDIRETKVAKSNVKADIAEKESELAEVQQRIDEVGEEFQEVKDELEAKRSRLETLKSEKNDLQREQDRLLDEARRRSNAEDEKRAAIEEAEAEIPDLEADIEDLETELEKAEQNKATIGEVVDDLRAEKRALQSDLDDLEDEISAKQQEYAQLEAKAGEDGDSSYGRAVTAILNAGQDGVHGTVGQLGGVDPEYATACETAAGGRLAHVVVDDDSVGQRCIEYLKSRSAGRATFLPITQMQNRSLGSLPSADGVVDFAYNLVDFDPEYAGIFSYVLGDTVVVDSMDTARDLMGQYRMVTLDGDLVEKSGAMTGGSSSGTRYSFSGGAGKLERVATRINELEDERADVREDLRDVEERLDDARDRESDATEQVRDIETSIERKESALEDTRDRIGQLEADLEEIAAEREDVADRMDELEADIEEKTEEIDALQGDIDDLEAEVEDSELPALTDRRESIEADIDALEDRQSDLDAELNEYQLEKQYAEEAIEDLHDDIEAAQNRKAEHEERIDDLEAKVAEKQELKAEKEQAVADLEEELAELKSEREDLKADLQAAKEARDEQQAAVSEVERDLESERETQERLDWEIDELEAQVGDYDPEDVPDHETVEQEIDRLETEMEKLEPVNMRAIEEYDRVDDDLQELEDKQATLVEEADGIRDRIDTYEARKKETFMDSFTEINDQFQDIFERLSNGTGHLHLEDEGDPFEGGLTMKAQPGDKPIQRLNAMSGGEKSLTALAFIFAIQRHNPAPFYALDEVDAFLDAANADLVGELVDELAGDAQFVVVSHRSAMLERSERAIGVMMQGDNVSAVTGIDLSGEGDEEVPADD
- a CDS encoding ScpA family protein; this translates as MTSEESEARPEEAPRDTEDDIPLDITGHEDRDPPGESGDAAALLGGDSDTDDDRERADTTDDGTGDDSDEDVEPVEVLVQLADDGEIDPWDIDVVRVTDKFLDRIDDADLRTSGRALFYASVLIRMKSDAMLGEGDADEEPAEPWEQAMHEDAPIEQPDPFAALESEMDRRLERRRARGMPQTLDELVRDLRDAERDSWWKESREYDTSDSPSGFDRGTQELDYRGADDMRLDEEPSAADVTGTAHAENIDDIIADVHDAVREQYDKGREEVLYREVDTAGGTRVETFLGLLFLAHRGQVRLQQDDLFGDLWIQDPSAATRSDEAVAD